A single genomic interval of Natranaerovirga pectinivora harbors:
- a CDS encoding phosphatase, whose product MKYELDLHCHTIASGHAYSTLEENAKSASEKGLKLIGLTDHAPKMPGAPHIFYFHNLKVVPETLHGVRILKGAEVNIIDRDGSVDLDDYTLKSLDIVIASLHPPCINFGTIEENTKTIIGAIRNQRINVIGHPDDSRFPLDYELVVKEAKEHNTLLEVNNSSLDPNSFRLNSVNNCTKMLELCMKYKASIIIGSDSHISCDVGNFSNAQMVLERVGFPEDLIVNTSIDKLKKYINIDN is encoded by the coding sequence ATGAAATATGAATTAGATTTACATTGTCATACAATAGCCAGTGGTCACGCATACAGTACATTAGAAGAAAATGCAAAAAGTGCTTCAGAAAAAGGTTTGAAATTAATTGGGTTAACAGACCATGCACCTAAAATGCCAGGGGCACCACATATATTTTATTTTCATAATTTAAAGGTTGTGCCAGAAACATTGCACGGTGTAAGAATATTAAAAGGTGCAGAAGTGAATATTATAGATAGGGACGGTTCTGTAGATTTGGATGATTATACGCTGAAATCTTTAGATATAGTGATTGCCAGTTTGCACCCACCTTGTATTAACTTTGGTACCATAGAAGAAAATACAAAAACCATTATAGGGGCGATTAGAAATCAAAGAATAAATGTAATTGGTCACCCTGATGACTCCAGGTTTCCTTTAGACTATGAATTAGTTGTAAAAGAGGCAAAAGAACATAATACATTATTAGAAGTTAATAATAGCTCCTTAGATCCTAATAGTTTTAGATTAAATTCAGTGAATAATTGTACTAAGATGTTAGAATTGTGTATGAAGTATAAGGCTTCTATTATAATAGGAAGCGATTCTCACATATCCTGTGATGTTGGTAATTTTTCAAATGCTCAAATGGTTTTAGAACGTGTAGGTTTTCCAGAAGACTTAATAGTGAATACTTCTATTGATAAGCTAAAAAAATATATAAACATAGATAATTAG
- a CDS encoding YerC/YecD family TrpR-related protein — protein MSKNIRTDAVDQLFNAVLHLKDVKECYDFFEDICTVNEILSLSQRFEVAKMLREQKTYLEIADKTGASTATISRVNRSLNYGNDGYDMIFARMKENK, from the coding sequence ATGAGCAAAAATATAAGAACAGACGCAGTCGATCAACTATTTAATGCAGTATTACATTTGAAAGATGTAAAAGAATGTTATGATTTTTTTGAAGATATTTGTACAGTAAATGAAATATTATCTTTGTCTCAAAGATTTGAAGTGGCTAAAATGTTAAGAGAACAAAAAACATATCTTGAAATTGCTGATAAGACAGGAGCATCAACGGCTACAATCAGTAGAGTGAATCGTTCCCTAAACTATGGTAATGATGGATACGATATGATTTTTGCACGTATGAAAGAAAACAAATAG
- the pcrA gene encoding DNA helicase PcrA: MSRYDGLNPKQKEAVLHTEGPLLILAGAGSGKTRVLTHRISYLIEEKGVFPWNILAITFTNKAAKEMRERVDNLIGQGGEEVWVSTFHSTCVRILRRHIDKLGYDKSFTIYDGDDQKVVIREVLKQLNLDTKLYPERSVLGEISSAKDQIKSPEQFARETYGDFRKETIAKAYKLYQDKLQSNNALDFDDLINKTVELFTVRPDVLEEYQDRFRYIMIDEYQDTNIAQYELVRLLAKKYRNLCVVGDDDQSIYKFRGANIQNILGFEKDFNDAVVIKLEQNYRSTKNILQAANEVISNNFGRKDKTLWTANDDGELIEFHNLYNEREEAEFIAGRIIDQIMNHGKEYNQFAILYRTNAQSRVIEEAFVSKNIPYKIVGGVNFYQRKEIKDVLAYLKTINNSKDDLAVKRVINVPKRGIGQTSIDKANDFAMDNEIDLYAALKNAKAIPSLSRAALKITDFVNLIETFKTKANHIPLVELIEDVLNVTGYIKELRIENTPEAQARIENIDELISKAAGYEESNEEPTLNGFLEEVSLVADIDSMDANANSVILMTLHSAKGLEFPNVFLSGMEEGLFPSYMSLSSGLDEDLEEERRLCYVGITRAEEKLCILCAKSRMIRGQTQYNSVSRFIKEIPKELLKESSSGPAVTDPLAKVKEYSKRNNTFFNSKPYETKKMPVSNSATLDFQVGDVVKHLKFGPGEIIEIEPGGADYQVTVNFTKVGVKKLFASLAKLKKVE; the protein is encoded by the coding sequence ATGAGTAGATATGATGGTTTGAATCCTAAACAAAAAGAAGCAGTATTACATACAGAAGGGCCATTGCTAATATTAGCAGGAGCAGGATCGGGTAAAACAAGAGTATTAACACATAGAATCTCTTATTTAATAGAAGAAAAAGGCGTATTTCCGTGGAATATACTTGCTATTACCTTTACAAATAAAGCCGCAAAGGAAATGAGAGAAAGAGTAGACAATTTAATCGGACAAGGTGGAGAAGAAGTATGGGTGAGTACATTTCACTCGACTTGTGTACGAATCCTTAGAAGACATATAGATAAATTAGGTTACGATAAAAGCTTTACAATCTATGATGGAGATGATCAAAAAGTTGTTATTCGTGAAGTCTTAAAACAACTGAATCTTGATACAAAGCTTTATCCAGAAAGAAGTGTATTAGGAGAGATTTCATCTGCAAAAGATCAAATCAAGTCACCAGAACAATTTGCTAGAGAAACTTATGGTGACTTTAGAAAAGAAACCATTGCAAAAGCTTATAAATTATACCAAGATAAATTACAAAGCAATAATGCACTAGATTTTGATGATCTAATTAATAAAACAGTAGAGTTATTTACTGTAAGACCAGATGTATTAGAAGAATATCAAGACCGATTCAGATACATAATGATTGATGAGTACCAAGATACCAATATTGCCCAATACGAATTGGTAAGATTATTGGCTAAAAAATACCGTAACTTATGTGTGGTTGGAGACGATGACCAGTCTATTTATAAATTTAGAGGGGCCAATATTCAAAATATCTTAGGCTTTGAAAAAGACTTTAATGATGCAGTGGTTATTAAATTAGAGCAAAACTATCGTTCAACAAAAAATATTCTTCAAGCAGCCAATGAAGTCATAAGCAATAACTTTGGCAGAAAAGACAAAACATTATGGACAGCCAATGACGATGGAGAGTTGATAGAATTTCATAACTTATACAATGAAAGAGAAGAAGCAGAATTTATAGCCGGTAGAATCATTGACCAGATTATGAATCATGGCAAAGAGTACAACCAATTTGCTATACTGTATCGTACAAATGCTCAATCACGTGTTATTGAGGAGGCTTTTGTAAGTAAAAACATCCCTTATAAAATTGTAGGCGGGGTAAACTTCTACCAAAGAAAAGAAATCAAAGACGTACTAGCTTACTTAAAAACAATCAATAATTCAAAAGATGACTTGGCTGTAAAACGTGTGATCAATGTACCAAAAAGAGGAATTGGACAAACGTCCATTGATAAAGCCAATGACTTTGCCATGGATAATGAAATAGATTTATACGCTGCATTAAAAAATGCAAAAGCCATACCAAGTTTAAGTAGAGCAGCATTAAAAATAACGGACTTTGTTAATTTAATAGAAACATTTAAAACAAAAGCCAACCATATACCATTGGTTGAATTAATAGAAGATGTCTTAAATGTAACAGGGTATATTAAAGAATTAAGAATAGAAAACACACCAGAAGCTCAAGCAAGAATAGAAAATATCGATGAATTAATCTCTAAAGCAGCTGGATACGAAGAATCGAATGAAGAACCAACACTGAATGGATTCTTAGAAGAAGTTTCATTAGTAGCAGATATTGACAGTATGGATGCCAATGCCAACTCCGTTATACTTATGACATTACACAGTGCAAAAGGATTGGAATTCCCTAATGTATTCTTATCAGGAATGGAAGAAGGTTTATTCCCAAGCTATATGTCATTGTCTTCTGGATTAGATGAAGATTTAGAAGAAGAAAGAAGATTGTGTTATGTTGGGATTACAAGAGCAGAAGAAAAATTGTGTATCCTATGTGCAAAATCAAGAATGATTAGAGGACAAACCCAATATAACTCTGTATCAAGATTTATTAAAGAAATTCCAAAAGAATTATTAAAAGAAAGTTCATCAGGACCAGCAGTGACAGATCCACTAGCAAAAGTAAAAGAATATAGCAAAAGAAATAATACATTCTTTAATAGTAAACCTTATGAAACAAAAAAAATGCCAGTTTCAAATAGTGCAACCCTTGATTTTCAAGTGGGAGATGTGGTGAAACATTTAAAATTTGGACCAGGTGAAATCATAGAAATAGAGCCAGGTGGAGCGGATTACCAAGTAACTGTTAACTTTACAAAAGTTGGCGTAAAAAAATTATTTGCCTCATTAGCAAAATTAAAAAAAGTAGAGTAG
- a CDS encoding chromate transporter, whose translation MNILILFIEFFKVGIFSYGGGLAMLPLLQETALDKGWVTVTEFADLIAISQSTPGPIAINMATYIGFSSGGVFGALVASIAVILPGFILAIIVATFLQRFNEHPLVKSAFIALKAAVLGLVCTAIVQVALVSLYTVEQGNLLRFYRDIDFRAIAVFLIMILGILKFKKHPIVYIVIAGVAGAIIW comes from the coding sequence ATGAATATATTAATATTATTTATAGAGTTTTTTAAGGTTGGCATATTCTCTTATGGTGGCGGATTAGCAATGTTGCCACTATTGCAAGAGACAGCCTTGGATAAAGGTTGGGTCACTGTAACGGAATTTGCAGATTTAATTGCAATATCACAATCAACACCAGGACCAATAGCCATTAATATGGCTACATACATTGGCTTTAGCTCAGGCGGTGTTTTTGGTGCTTTAGTTGCTTCCATAGCGGTTATTTTACCCGGATTTATTCTAGCAATAATTGTTGCTACATTTTTACAACGGTTTAATGAGCATCCATTAGTTAAGTCTGCTTTTATAGCATTAAAAGCTGCTGTTTTGGGCCTTGTATGTACAGCAATTGTGCAAGTTGCATTGGTATCATTATATACAGTTGAACAAGGAAATTTATTAAGATTTTATAGAGATATTGATTTTAGAGCCATAGCTGTATTTTTAATAATGATTTTAGGCATATTAAAATTTAAAAAGCATCCAATAGTATATATAGTTATTGCAGGAGTGGCAGGAGCAATTATTTGGTAA
- a CDS encoding chromate transporter, translated as MNKLKKGYVATIQLLKKLLESFKGFFNNDVKKLFEIYKSFFIVGLLTIGGGIAMLPIIEKELIEKKKWCTDDEILESYSVAQSLPGVIASNTAVFVGHKLKGILGSIFAVLGVISPSIIIILIVATVFTRLNDYIIVQNAFKGIRAAVLALLVTAIYRMIKNAIVDYYTIIIAGISFVLVMGSFVSPMLIIVAASLVGILIYYRRIKG; from the coding sequence ATGAACAAGTTAAAGAAAGGTTATGTGGCGACCATTCAATTATTGAAAAAGCTACTAGAAAGCTTTAAAGGGTTTTTTAATAATGATGTAAAAAAACTATTTGAAATTTACAAATCATTTTTTATTGTAGGGTTATTAACTATTGGTGGTGGGATTGCAATGCTACCCATCATTGAAAAAGAACTTATTGAAAAAAAGAAATGGTGTACAGATGATGAAATTTTAGAATCTTATTCAGTTGCCCAATCATTACCTGGGGTTATTGCATCTAATACGGCGGTTTTTGTAGGTCATAAATTAAAAGGTATATTAGGTTCTATCTTTGCAGTCCTTGGGGTTATTTCCCCATCAATTATAATTATTCTTATCGTTGCAACAGTATTTACAAGATTAAATGATTACATAATCGTACAGAACGCATTTAAAGGCATTAGAGCGGCAGTACTAGCACTTTTGGTGACGGCCATTTATAGAATGATTAAAAATGCAATTGTAGATTATTATACTATTATCATTGCAGGAATATCATTTGTTCTTGTAATGGGGTCTTTTGTTTCTCCTATGCTAATCATAGTAGCAGCCTCTTTAGTAGGCATACTGATTTATTATAGGAGGATAAAAGGATGA
- a CDS encoding Eco57I restriction-modification methylase domain-containing protein, with the protein MIKNEENIKERINTPEFSKLCQKITNEILEACLKSNSEADVVDAFNRCLYHHLRNFFGLSDGDISPKSEVGRTDEGIINSFEGRMDTVYNNYYFFIEFKKYDALSSTTILKKAIKQTVSYFNQEKNKFSCAVLCDGKNIMYFNKKEDGINHSVLKVLDFNDIKKISQLILLNSQKQFTTENILIDFALTKSKENASNKLAKKLYNVLTETSNKKTDMILKQWENAFHLSEADSGQSNDIAKRRRALGEILDCNISNNSNEYRALFALQTTYATNIKMIAFKFISKLVIKENSFYFDNITDVDENTLKNKLQQLQSDSTLANINGLLDDIFFSWYYEDEVWDYELYEILKEVITVVDEYEYIGFVYSSSPDLFRRLYMETIPNEVRHSLGEYFTPEWLAEKTIIDAVGDDDFYKIVDKLILDPCCGSAVFLTSYINNVINNFLNIDRNYNERMQLLEKLLNNVKGIDLNPLSVLMARVSYLIAISRLFDGGEEILLPTNIPVYLGDASAPVMKVNVDGIECLQSQVFIENGETITAVFPIDVINKPDFLENMGILDRVLEDINVVSEFNSIVVNKIPDLFGNKELANVTYCLTERLVELKNNGRSFGALRLIANSLQISSIERCDYIVGNPPWVKWEHLPEYYAKNIKTRCLEQHLFSGQSYMGAISLNICALIANDSAKKWLKEDGKLSFLMPKTMLTQDSYEGFREFYLDFNTGKRLYLEQVVDYEKAGHPFIQTQESFCEFLYTSKPVDYKNDGVPVTIVKKKKGKNIELINMNSHYNTVKEDFEYNELLLVRADENRTGFSLVNSEEFSRDELQLIIGECAYKARSGVEFTPLEVFMLEIDREKTTEDNLFVKSVPRRTSKYKSLVNGKSFQIEERYIRPLITGPNIQKFYIKETNEVCIFPYQDNDRYAVDVSEMVKCNNTYNYLRNHKHIIGSQSKRSQLISMGKAFYSLSKVGLYTFNNCMVTFRDNTKMNAAVVTPEKFLNKKDVQGICAKHAPYISRDKEGNFITINEADYICAILNTPIIEYYFKATYSNRSYSIRFNIKIPKYDELNKSHRKLSELGKLARQKNGKNTEDLINEMQNIYLKLCKEIDTVIK; encoded by the coding sequence ATGATTAAAAATGAAGAAAATATAAAGGAACGTATTAATACTCCAGAATTTAGTAAACTTTGTCAAAAAATTACTAACGAAATTTTAGAAGCTTGTTTAAAAAGTAATTCAGAAGCTGATGTTGTAGATGCATTTAACAGGTGCCTTTATCATCACCTAAGGAACTTTTTTGGTTTATCAGATGGTGATATTTCTCCAAAGTCTGAAGTGGGGCGCACAGATGAGGGGATAATAAATTCTTTTGAAGGTAGAATGGATACTGTATATAATAATTACTACTTTTTTATAGAATTTAAAAAATATGATGCGCTATCTAGTACTACAATACTTAAAAAAGCTATAAAACAAACTGTTAGTTATTTTAATCAAGAAAAAAATAAATTTTCTTGTGCAGTATTATGTGATGGTAAAAATATAATGTACTTTAATAAAAAAGAAGATGGAATCAATCACTCGGTATTAAAAGTATTAGATTTTAATGACATTAAGAAAATTAGTCAACTAATACTTCTTAATTCACAAAAACAATTTACTACCGAAAATATTTTAATTGACTTTGCCTTAACTAAAAGTAAAGAAAATGCGTCAAATAAGCTTGCAAAAAAATTATACAACGTTTTAACAGAAACTAGTAATAAAAAAACAGATATGATATTAAAGCAATGGGAAAATGCATTTCATTTATCAGAGGCAGACAGTGGTCAAAGCAACGATATTGCCAAGAGAAGGAGAGCTTTAGGGGAAATATTAGATTGTAATATTTCTAATAATAGTAACGAATATAGAGCTCTATTTGCATTGCAAACTACATATGCAACAAATATAAAAATGATAGCTTTTAAGTTTATCTCAAAATTGGTTATTAAAGAAAATTCTTTTTACTTTGACAATATAACAGATGTAGATGAAAATACACTAAAAAATAAATTACAACAGCTGCAATCAGATTCAACTTTAGCAAATATTAACGGTTTATTGGATGATATTTTTTTCTCATGGTATTATGAGGATGAAGTCTGGGATTATGAATTATATGAAATATTGAAAGAAGTGATTACAGTTGTTGATGAGTATGAGTATATAGGGTTTGTTTACAGCAGTTCTCCGGATTTGTTTAGACGCTTGTATATGGAAACAATTCCTAATGAAGTTAGACATTCTTTAGGAGAATATTTTACCCCTGAGTGGCTTGCTGAAAAAACTATCATTGATGCAGTTGGTGACGATGACTTTTATAAGATAGTTGATAAACTAATCTTGGATCCATGTTGTGGATCAGCAGTATTTTTAACATCCTATATAAACAATGTAATCAATAATTTTTTGAATATTGATAGAAATTATAATGAAAGAATGCAATTATTAGAAAAACTATTAAATAATGTAAAAGGCATTGATTTAAATCCTTTATCTGTATTAATGGCAAGGGTTTCTTATCTAATTGCAATCTCTAGATTGTTTGATGGAGGTGAAGAGATATTACTTCCAACTAATATTCCTGTTTACTTGGGTGATGCGAGTGCTCCAGTTATGAAGGTTAATGTTGATGGAATAGAATGTTTACAAAGTCAAGTTTTTATAGAAAATGGGGAAACAATTACAGCAGTTTTTCCTATTGATGTTATTAACAAACCTGATTTTCTTGAGAACATGGGAATTTTAGATAGGGTACTAGAAGATATCAATGTGGTAAGTGAATTTAATTCTATAGTAGTTAATAAGATTCCTGATCTATTTGGAAATAAGGAATTAGCCAATGTAACCTACTGTCTAACAGAAAGATTAGTAGAATTAAAGAATAATGGGCGTTCTTTTGGTGCATTAAGGTTGATTGCAAATAGTTTGCAGATAAGTTCAATTGAAAGATGTGACTATATAGTTGGAAATCCACCATGGGTAAAATGGGAACATTTGCCAGAATATTATGCAAAGAATATCAAGACAAGATGTTTAGAGCAACATTTATTCTCGGGACAGAGTTATATGGGGGCAATTAGTTTAAATATTTGTGCTTTAATAGCTAATGACTCTGCAAAAAAATGGTTAAAAGAAGATGGTAAATTATCATTTTTAATGCCTAAAACAATGTTGACACAAGATTCATACGAGGGGTTTAGAGAGTTCTATTTAGACTTTAATACTGGTAAAAGATTGTATTTAGAACAGGTTGTAGATTACGAAAAAGCAGGACATCCTTTTATTCAAACTCAAGAATCTTTTTGTGAATTCTTGTATACATCTAAACCAGTTGATTATAAAAATGATGGAGTACCTGTTACAATTGTTAAAAAGAAAAAAGGTAAAAATATAGAACTAATTAATATGAATAGTCACTATAATACTGTAAAAGAAGATTTTGAATATAATGAGTTGCTTTTAGTTAGAGCTGATGAGAATAGAACTGGATTTTCACTTGTAAATTCAGAAGAGTTTTCAAGAGATGAACTACAATTAATAATTGGCGAATGTGCATACAAAGCAAGAAGTGGTGTTGAATTTACGCCTTTAGAAGTTTTTATGCTAGAAATAGATAGGGAAAAAACAACAGAGGATAATTTATTTGTTAAGAGCGTCCCACGCCGAACATCAAAGTATAAAAGTTTAGTCAATGGGAAAAGTTTTCAGATTGAAGAAAGATATATTAGACCTTTGATAACAGGACCGAACATACAGAAGTTTTATATTAAAGAAACAAATGAAGTATGTATTTTCCCTTATCAAGACAATGACAGGTATGCAGTAGATGTATCGGAAATGGTGAAGTGTAATAATACCTATAATTACTTACGTAATCATAAACATATTATTGGTAGCCAATCCAAAAGAAGTCAATTGATCTCAATGGGTAAAGCATTTTATTCTCTGTCAAAAGTGGGGTTATATACTTTTAATAATTGTATGGTAACATTTAGAGATAATACAAAGATGAATGCTGCAGTAGTAACTCCAGAAAAATTTCTGAATAAAAAGGATGTTCAAGGAATTTGTGCAAAACACGCACCCTATATTAGTAGAGATAAAGAAGGAAATTTTATTACAATAAACGAGGCTGACTATATCTGCGCTATTTTAAATACGCCTATCATTGAGTATTATTTTAAAGCAACCTATA
- a CDS encoding ABC transporter substrate-binding protein — MKKILVVFVLIFVVFATTLTGCSKKDDDLITVRFNEVVHSVFYAPQYVAIEKGFFEEEGLKIDLSTGWGADNSMIAVLSGNADIGFMGSEASVYVYNEGQEDYVVNFALLCQRAGNFMLGREDDPNFTWDKVKGKTIVGGRRGGMPQMVLEYILKQNNITPYTDVNIITNIDFTATAGAFSGGTGDYIVDFEPTASALENEGVGTVVASLGVDSGYVPYTAYMARKSYIEKNPEIIQKFTNAIYKGQQWVDAHTPEEIAKAIKPQFPDTNVETLTQIVTRYKEQDTWRLDPLFPEEGFDLLQNILDEAGELSKRVPFEVLVDNSFANKAIE, encoded by the coding sequence GTGAAAAAAATATTAGTTGTTTTTGTACTTATATTTGTTGTCTTCGCTACAACCCTTACTGGGTGTAGTAAAAAGGATGACGATCTTATAACCGTTAGATTTAATGAAGTCGTTCATTCTGTTTTTTATGCACCACAATACGTAGCCATAGAAAAAGGGTTCTTTGAAGAAGAAGGTTTAAAAATTGATTTAAGCACAGGATGGGGCGCCGATAATAGCATGATTGCCGTTCTTTCTGGTAATGCTGATATTGGCTTTATGGGTTCTGAAGCATCCGTATACGTTTATAATGAAGGTCAAGAAGATTATGTTGTAAACTTCGCTTTACTATGTCAGCGCGCTGGCAATTTTATGCTGGGTAGAGAAGATGATCCTAACTTTACTTGGGATAAAGTAAAAGGTAAAACCATCGTTGGTGGACGTAGAGGTGGAATGCCTCAAATGGTATTAGAATATATCTTAAAACAAAATAATATAACGCCTTATACAGATGTAAATATCATAACAAATATTGACTTTACTGCCACTGCTGGTGCTTTCTCAGGCGGTACAGGTGATTATATTGTTGACTTTGAGCCAACAGCATCTGCTTTAGAAAATGAAGGTGTAGGAACAGTAGTAGCTTCTTTAGGTGTAGATAGTGGTTACGTTCCTTATACAGCATATATGGCTAGAAAAAGTTATATAGAAAAAAATCCAGAAATTATTCAAAAATTTACCAATGCTATTTATAAAGGTCAACAATGGGTTGATGCTCATACCCCAGAAGAAATTGCAAAAGCCATTAAGCCACAATTCCCAGATACTAACGTAGAAACCCTTACTCAAATAGTAACCCGTTACAAAGAACAAGATACTTGGAGACTTGATCCGCTATTCCCTGAAGAAGGATTTGATCTTCTACAAAATATCTTAGATGAAGCTGGTGAATTGAGCAAACGTGTACCTTTTGAAGTATTAGTTGATAATAGTTTTGCTAATAAAGCCATAGAATAA
- the rlmD gene encoding 23S rRNA (uracil(1939)-C(5))-methyltransferase RlmD, which produces MKKKEIYEGIIEKTTFPNKGIINIEGNKVSIKQAIAGRKVKFAVTKARKGKFEGRILETIEKADIENRQAPCIHFGPCGGCFYQTLSYENQLEVKKNHVIDLLDELKINYKFEGIKGSPSEWHYRNKMEFSFGDEYKDGPLALGLHKKGSFYDIVTTNNCLIVDNDYNKVLECVLNYFSERNITYYTKKDHVGYLRHLVVRRGVKTKELLINLVTSTQLDLDLSELINQLVNLDLDGKIAGVLHTFNDNVADTVQSDETRILYGQDYFYEELLGLKFKISPFSFFQTNSLGAEVLYSVVRDYVGETKDKVIFDLYSGTGTIAQMLAPVAKKVVGVEIVEEAVEAAKENARLNQLENCEFLAGDVLKVIDELVDKPEIIVLDPPREGIHPKALKKIIDFGVEQIVYVSCKPTSLVKDLEELIKSGYEVKKVVCVDMFPQTPHVETVVLIEKK; this is translated from the coding sequence ATGAAAAAGAAAGAGATATACGAAGGCATAATAGAAAAAACAACTTTCCCAAATAAGGGGATTATCAATATAGAAGGCAATAAAGTAAGTATCAAACAAGCAATTGCAGGACGAAAAGTAAAATTTGCAGTAACAAAAGCTAGAAAAGGTAAATTTGAAGGACGCATTTTAGAAACAATAGAAAAAGCAGATATAGAAAATAGACAAGCCCCTTGTATACACTTTGGGCCTTGTGGTGGTTGTTTTTATCAAACACTTAGTTATGAAAACCAATTAGAAGTGAAAAAAAATCATGTAATAGATTTATTAGATGAGTTAAAAATAAATTATAAATTTGAAGGCATAAAAGGAAGTCCAAGTGAATGGCATTACAGAAATAAAATGGAATTTTCCTTTGGAGATGAATATAAGGACGGACCTTTGGCATTAGGCTTACATAAAAAAGGAAGTTTTTACGATATAGTCACAACAAACAACTGCTTAATTGTGGATAACGATTACAATAAAGTCTTAGAATGTGTATTAAATTATTTTTCAGAAAGAAATATAACTTACTATACGAAAAAAGACCATGTAGGGTATCTTAGACATTTGGTCGTTAGAAGAGGTGTGAAGACTAAAGAGTTATTGATTAATTTAGTAACTAGCACCCAATTAGATCTAGATTTATCGGAGTTAATTAATCAGTTGGTAAACCTTGATTTAGATGGTAAAATAGCGGGCGTATTACACACATTTAATGATAATGTAGCAGATACAGTACAAAGTGACGAAACTAGAATACTATATGGACAAGACTATTTCTATGAAGAGTTGTTAGGATTGAAGTTTAAGATATCTCCTTTTTCATTTTTCCAAACCAACTCTTTAGGGGCAGAAGTATTGTACTCAGTTGTTAGAGATTATGTAGGAGAAACAAAAGACAAAGTGATATTTGATTTATACAGTGGTACCGGAACTATTGCTCAAATGTTAGCCCCAGTAGCTAAAAAAGTGGTAGGTGTTGAGATTGTTGAAGAAGCGGTAGAAGCAGCTAAAGAAAATGCTAGGTTAAATCAATTAGAGAACTGTGAGTTTTTAGCAGGAGATGTATTAAAGGTTATAGATGAATTGGTTGATAAACCAGAAATTATAGTACTAGATCCTCCAAGAGAAGGGATACATCCAAAAGCCTTGAAGAAGATTATAGACTTTGGGGTGGAGCAGATTGTTTATGTGTCTTGTAAGCCGACTTCACTTGTGAAGGACTTGGAAGAATTGATTAAGAGTGGGTATGAGGTTAAGAAGGTTGTTTGTGTGGATATGTTTCCTCAGACGCCTCACGTTGAAACAGTCGTGTTGATAGAGAAGAAATAG
- a CDS encoding DUF1836 domain-containing protein: MDEMIKSIQDLIDKVDFDYININDIPNIDLYMDQVTTFMDENLEKMKRNSEDKILTKTMINNYTKNDLLPPPNKKKYSKEHMLFLIFTYYFKNVLSINDIQKLLEPISKTFYGKEEKKGQFEDLYEKIFSLQKQQFNDIEKDIENKIEMSKEAFKNLNDDSELLFLFSFISLLSFEAFMKKHIVEKLIDQYFSSKEEDKNI, translated from the coding sequence ATGGATGAAATGATTAAATCAATACAAGATTTAATAGATAAAGTTGATTTTGATTACATAAATATTAATGACATACCTAATATTGACCTGTATATGGATCAAGTAACAACTTTTATGGATGAAAATCTTGAAAAAATGAAACGTAATAGTGAAGATAAAATACTAACAAAAACGATGATTAACAATTATACAAAAAATGATTTATTGCCTCCACCAAATAAAAAGAAGTATTCAAAAGAGCATATGTTGTTCTTAATCTTTACTTATTATTTTAAAAATGTTCTTTCTATAAATGATATTCAAAAACTTCTTGAACCTATATCAAAAACTTTCTATGGAAAGGAAGAAAAAAAAGGTCAATTTGAAGATTTGTATGAGAAGATTTTTAGTTTACAAAAACAACAGTTTAATGATATTGAAAAAGATATAGAAAATAAAATAGAAATGTCAAAAGAGGCCTTTAAAAATCTTAATGATGATTCTGAATTATTATTTTTATTCAGCTTTATCTCTTTATTAAGCTTTGAAGCTTTTATGAAAAAACATATTGTTGAAAAGTTAATTGATCAATATTTCTCTTCAAAGGAAGAAGATAAGAACATTTAA